Proteins encoded in a region of the Candidatus Hydrogenedentota bacterium genome:
- a CDS encoding dienelactone hydrolase family protein, whose protein sequence is MVDLTALKDAAEWSRARKEILEAVKDVIGQRASNTTDLQLNVVDEDDFPNYVRKRVNYFVDEWTRISAWLFVPNEREEMPAVLCCHQECRQGKNEPAGLEGNGRMAFATHYAERGYITLAPDCITAGERVSSRLQAWDPSLFYADHPQVSLLGKMLDDHARALDVLERERLVDPARIGVIGHGIGGTNALLLAALDGRVQCCVASCGFTRFSTDSGVDRWFKFLPGLKSAAESGEYPFDWEHVLALAAPSAVLAITAIGGSGQANPESCAEAVAQVERLYKFVGAPRAIEHFMHDDGDQMTFETLDMADDWFERWL, encoded by the coding sequence ATGGTAGACCTCACAGCGCTCAAGGACGCGGCCGAGTGGTCGCGGGCGCGCAAGGAGATACTGGAGGCGGTGAAGGATGTGATCGGGCAGCGAGCGTCCAATACAACGGATTTGCAGCTCAACGTGGTGGACGAAGACGATTTTCCGAATTACGTACGTAAGCGCGTGAATTACTTCGTGGATGAATGGACGCGGATCTCCGCGTGGCTGTTTGTTCCGAACGAACGGGAGGAGATGCCGGCTGTCTTGTGTTGTCACCAGGAGTGCCGGCAGGGCAAGAACGAACCCGCCGGACTGGAGGGTAACGGGAGAATGGCGTTTGCCACCCACTACGCCGAACGGGGATATATTACCCTCGCGCCGGACTGCATTACCGCGGGCGAACGTGTATCCAGCCGCCTCCAAGCCTGGGACCCGAGCCTGTTCTACGCCGATCACCCCCAGGTCTCGCTGCTCGGGAAGATGCTCGACGATCACGCCCGCGCGCTCGACGTTCTGGAACGGGAACGCCTGGTCGACCCCGCCCGTATCGGCGTCATCGGCCACGGCATCGGAGGAACGAACGCCCTGCTGCTCGCCGCGCTCGACGGGCGCGTGCAGTGTTGCGTCGCCAGCTGCGGGTTTACACGCTTTTCGACGGATTCGGGCGTGGATCGATGGTTCAAGTTCCTGCCCGGGCTCAAGTCCGCCGCGGAGTCCGGGGAATACCCTTTCGACTGGGAGCATGTGCTCGCCCTGGCGGCGCCCAGCGCCGTCCTCGCGATCACCGCGATCGGCGGGTCGGGCCAGGCCAATCCCGAAAGCTGCGCGGAGGCGGTCGCGCAGGTGGAACGTTTGTACAAGTTCGTGGGCGCGCCCCGCGCCATCGAACATTTCATGCATGACGATGGGGATCAGATGACCTTTGAGACCCTGGACATGGCCGACGACTGGTTTGAGCGATGGCTGTAG
- the ligA gene encoding NAD-dependent DNA ligase LigA gives MPTQARYDALKADIERHSRLYYVEARPEISDAEFDALLRELEALENRWPVLRTPDSPSQRVGGAPLDHFETVAHRVPMLSIDNTYSEAELREFDGRVRQRLEGEAPAYVVELKLDGVAIALRYENGAFRQAITRGDGSQGDDITQNARTIRSLPLRLSEDAPATMEVRGEVFMTRAELERLNEIREAAGEEPYRNPRNTTAGTLKLLDSREVARRRLSICLYDIVPDDNAPATRHAETLARLAAYGFPVNPHYTRCDDIEGVIAACDAWAQRRFELDYEIDGMVVKVDDPEHRRHLGFRSKSPRWAIAYKFPAETARTKLNAISVQVGKSGALTPVAELDPVPLAGTVVKRASLYNFEDLAKKDLRVGDTVEVQKAGEIIPQVLRYIPELRPDDSTPFPVPAACPVCESEVHKDPDDAVLRCVNLACPAQLKERLAHFASRQAMDIEGLGPAIVEQLVQRGLVQGPADLYALDAETVEGLDRMGKKSSANLVAAIEASKGRGLRYLLHALGIRHVGSTIADILARTFGAIDDLMAASVEDLKAVNEIGDVVAQSIVDFFEVPENQALIARLRESGVRLDADRAAEVTENPRITGRTFVVTGKLSQYTRDEIHEIIQALGGKASGSISKKTDYLIAGENAGSKMEKAAKLGVPVLDEDGFRALLEGGE, from the coding sequence ATGCCAACGCAAGCCCGCTACGACGCCCTGAAGGCGGATATCGAGCGGCATTCCCGGCTTTACTATGTCGAGGCGCGGCCGGAGATCAGCGACGCGGAATTTGACGCACTGCTTCGGGAGCTGGAAGCCCTGGAGAACCGCTGGCCGGTCCTGCGCACCCCCGACTCCCCTTCCCAGCGGGTGGGCGGGGCGCCCCTGGACCACTTTGAGACGGTGGCGCACCGGGTTCCCATGCTTTCGATCGACAATACGTACAGCGAGGCGGAATTGCGCGAATTTGACGGGCGGGTGCGCCAGCGCCTCGAGGGCGAGGCCCCGGCGTACGTAGTGGAGCTCAAGCTCGACGGGGTGGCCATCGCCCTGCGTTATGAAAACGGCGCCTTCCGGCAGGCGATCACCCGGGGCGACGGCAGCCAGGGCGACGACATTACGCAAAACGCGCGGACGATCCGATCCCTGCCGCTGCGCCTGAGCGAAGACGCCCCCGCAACGATGGAGGTTCGCGGGGAAGTCTTCATGACGCGGGCGGAACTGGAGCGCTTGAACGAGATTCGGGAGGCTGCGGGCGAGGAGCCCTACCGGAACCCGCGAAACACGACGGCGGGCACGCTGAAGCTGCTCGACTCGCGGGAGGTGGCCCGGCGGCGGCTGTCGATCTGCCTGTACGACATCGTCCCGGATGATAACGCGCCCGCGACGCGGCACGCGGAGACTCTGGCGCGCCTTGCGGCGTATGGATTTCCCGTGAACCCGCATTACACACGTTGCGATGATATCGAGGGCGTTATCGCGGCGTGCGACGCCTGGGCGCAGCGCCGCTTTGAACTGGACTACGAAATCGACGGCATGGTGGTCAAGGTGGACGATCCGGAGCACCGGCGCCACCTGGGGTTCCGATCCAAGTCGCCGCGCTGGGCCATCGCCTACAAATTCCCCGCCGAGACCGCACGCACGAAACTGAACGCCATTTCGGTACAGGTAGGCAAATCCGGGGCGCTGACGCCGGTGGCGGAGCTCGACCCTGTGCCGCTGGCGGGGACCGTTGTGAAGCGGGCCTCCCTGTACAACTTCGAAGATCTGGCCAAGAAGGATCTGCGCGTGGGCGACACGGTGGAGGTCCAGAAGGCCGGCGAGATAATCCCCCAGGTATTGCGGTATATTCCCGAATTGCGGCCGGACGACAGCACACCGTTTCCCGTGCCGGCGGCGTGCCCCGTCTGCGAATCCGAGGTCCACAAGGACCCGGACGACGCCGTGTTGCGGTGCGTCAACCTGGCCTGTCCCGCCCAACTGAAGGAACGGCTCGCCCATTTCGCCAGCCGCCAGGCGATGGATATCGAGGGGCTCGGGCCGGCGATCGTGGAGCAGTTGGTTCAACGCGGGCTGGTCCAGGGCCCCGCCGATCTCTACGCGCTGGACGCGGAGACCGTCGAGGGCCTTGATCGGATGGGTAAGAAATCGTCCGCAAACCTGGTCGCGGCGATTGAAGCCAGCAAGGGGCGCGGCCTCCGATATCTTTTACATGCGCTGGGCATCCGGCATGTCGGCAGCACCATCGCCGATATTCTGGCGCGGACGTTTGGCGCGATAGACGACCTCATGGCCGCGTCCGTGGAAGACCTGAAGGCGGTCAACGAGATCGGCGATGTGGTGGCGCAGAGCATCGTGGACTTTTTCGAGGTCCCCGAGAACCAGGCCTTGATTGCGCGGCTTCGCGAAAGCGGCGTCCGTCTCGACGCGGACCGCGCCGCCGAAGTAACGGAGAACCCGCGCATCACCGGGAGGACCTTCGTGGTCACCGGCAAACTCTCGCAATATACGCGGGACGAAATCCACGAAATAATTCAGGCGCTGGGTGGGAAAGCGTCGGGCAGCATCAGCAAGAAGACGGACTACCTGATTGCGGGGGAAAACGCCGGATCCAAGATGGAGAAAGCCGCCAAACTGGGCGTGCCGGTCCTGGACGAAGACGGGTTCCGGGCGCTGTTGGAGGGCGGGGAATGA
- a CDS encoding M48 family metallopeptidase, producing MGRGRAETEDSGQLEFGFETLAPHVPRQLVLHREPAAEPAGLRAAVPNAVPPATAPAQDARASTQARADALWRHLTQATGVPIRLRITNNSSTMMSLRYHRDGKTALIGLHHMFLDAPFDIWKALSAWVLKPRARAAGQKLEAFIAGNRHLIRNAPRRGAALRARGHVFDLDELYREVNADEFGGAVAAPITWGKMPNLRRRRSIRFGSYSPGENLIRIHPLLDQDFVPRFFVRYIVFHEMLHAHMGIEEAPGGRRLIHPPAFRAREAEYPDFERAVAWMDEPRNLRRLLGARRDTP from the coding sequence ATGGGCCGAGGACGAGCCGAAACAGAGGACAGCGGGCAACTGGAGTTCGGATTCGAAACCCTTGCCCCGCACGTTCCACGGCAACTCGTGCTTCACCGGGAACCCGCCGCGGAGCCCGCCGGACTGCGCGCCGCGGTTCCGAATGCGGTTCCGCCCGCGACGGCGCCCGCGCAAGATGCCCGCGCTTCCACCCAGGCGCGCGCGGACGCCCTGTGGCGGCATCTCACTCAGGCGACCGGAGTGCCCATCCGGCTGCGCATTACGAACAACAGCTCGACAATGATGAGCTTGCGCTATCACCGGGACGGGAAGACGGCCCTGATCGGTCTGCACCACATGTTCCTCGACGCGCCCTTCGATATCTGGAAGGCCCTTTCGGCCTGGGTGCTCAAGCCCAGGGCGCGCGCGGCGGGCCAGAAACTCGAAGCCTTTATCGCCGGCAACCGGCACTTGATCCGGAACGCGCCCCGGCGCGGCGCCGCGCTGCGCGCGCGCGGACATGTCTTCGATTTGGACGAGCTGTACCGTGAAGTCAACGCGGATGAATTCGGCGGCGCGGTGGCCGCGCCCATCACCTGGGGCAAGATGCCCAACCTGCGGCGGCGGCGCTCCATCCGCTTCGGCAGTTATTCCCCGGGCGAAAACCTCATTCGCATTCATCCCTTGCTCGATCAGGATTTCGTTCCGCGCTTTTTCGTCCGCTATATCGTTTTCCACGAAATGCTGCACGCCCATATGGGCATTGAAGAGGCTCCGGGCGGAAGGCGCCTGATCCATCCCCCCGCCTTTCGTGCCCGGGAAGCGGAATACCCGGATTTTGAGCGCGCCGTCGCCTGGATGGATGAGCCGCGGAATCTCCGGCGCCTGCTGGGCGCCCGGCGCGACACGCCGTGA
- a CDS encoding membrane integrity-associated transporter subunit PqiC: MRLPRQTILGCFALALAGCLSTPVVAPIRYYTVRPEISVAPAESSGTTLGIRPLASARPYRAEIAYTDEPNRLAYFPRAEWAETPAAVLDRALLQGIQQLGLFRDAGNAADMARPDYMLTGELVRFEADFTGEAPEAVVEVHLVVREGGGVANTWEGQLLASVSLDGANPASPISDTALARLAQAMSEAVATIVADACEGLREAPIAPR; this comes from the coding sequence ATGCGTTTACCGCGCCAAACAATCCTTGGATGCTTCGCGCTCGCCCTGGCGGGCTGCCTTTCAACGCCCGTGGTGGCGCCGATCCGCTATTACACGGTGCGCCCCGAGATTTCGGTGGCGCCCGCGGAAAGCAGCGGAACGACGCTCGGAATTCGTCCGCTTGCGTCGGCGAGACCCTACAGGGCCGAGATCGCGTATACCGACGAGCCGAACCGCCTGGCCTATTTTCCTCGGGCGGAGTGGGCCGAAACGCCCGCGGCTGTCCTGGATCGCGCGCTGCTTCAGGGCATACAGCAGTTGGGGCTCTTTCGCGACGCAGGGAACGCGGCCGACATGGCGCGACCGGATTACATGTTGACGGGCGAACTGGTTCGCTTCGAGGCCGATTTCACGGGAGAAGCGCCCGAGGCGGTCGTGGAAGTACACCTCGTCGTGCGGGAAGGCGGCGGCGTGGCGAACACCTGGGAAGGCCAGCTGCTCGCCTCGGTTTCCCTGGACGGCGCCAACCCCGCGTCCCCCATCTCGGATACGGCCCTGGCGCGGCTCGCGCAAGCCATGTCCGAGGCGGTCGCGACCATCGTGGCGGACGCCTGCGAAGGTCTACGCGAGGCGCCAATCGCGCCACGCTGA
- a CDS encoding MCE family protein, with the protein MATKKVKIKVGVFLTVCGTLIAGSLAYISGTYTSQGVPYWLEFQESVLGVYEGGIVQYLGVPIGKVSNISVTPTNRANIEILINPDKIELQRGVEAKLVLYSLAAGTMAIELSGGDTDAGPLPPGSQIPSRPSAFAAISTKVEALMDDVTVIVGKFEEGFRGLEPGQLTNLIEHARATIEKMQTVGDDLSATIRTAQGSIEKLDGRIEPLADEALALGRDLRATSADASEFLRVATAKAEEIDVKALGSGVERALEDIASLTVQLRASVENLDNSSATMLHEADNIEHSLRTTLQSTSETLLTLDSLLNQLRQDPSSLVRGKGRIKE; encoded by the coding sequence GTGGCGACGAAAAAAGTAAAGATAAAGGTTGGCGTGTTCCTGACCGTGTGCGGGACGCTCATCGCCGGCTCACTCGCGTACATTTCCGGGACCTATACGTCTCAAGGCGTCCCGTACTGGCTGGAATTCCAGGAATCGGTGCTCGGCGTGTACGAGGGCGGAATCGTCCAGTATCTCGGCGTGCCGATTGGCAAGGTTTCGAACATCTCCGTGACGCCCACGAACCGGGCCAATATCGAAATTCTGATCAATCCCGATAAGATTGAACTGCAGCGGGGCGTGGAGGCGAAGCTGGTGCTCTACAGCCTGGCGGCGGGCACCATGGCCATTGAATTGTCCGGTGGCGACACGGACGCGGGCCCGCTCCCCCCGGGGAGCCAGATCCCGTCCCGCCCCTCCGCCTTTGCCGCGATCAGCACGAAGGTGGAGGCGCTGATGGACGATGTCACGGTGATTGTCGGCAAATTCGAGGAGGGATTCCGGGGCCTGGAGCCGGGGCAGCTCACGAATTTGATTGAGCATGCGCGGGCCACGATCGAGAAAATGCAGACTGTGGGCGACGATCTGAGCGCGACGATCCGCACCGCGCAGGGTTCCATCGAGAAGCTGGATGGCAGGATAGAGCCGCTCGCGGACGAGGCGCTGGCGCTGGGCCGCGATCTGCGGGCCACCTCGGCGGACGCAAGCGAGTTTCTTCGGGTGGCGACGGCCAAGGCCGAGGAGATCGACGTGAAGGCCCTGGGCTCCGGAGTGGAGCGTGCTCTGGAAGACATCGCCTCGCTGACGGTGCAACTGCGCGCGTCCGTGGAGAACCTGGATAATTCTTCGGCGACCATGCTGCACGAGGCGGACAATATAGAGCACAGTCTGCGCACGACGCTCCAGAGTACGAGCGAAACGCTGCTGACGCTGGACTCACTGCTGAACCAACTGAGACAAGACCCCTCGTCCCTGGTTCGTGGCAAGGGACGGATTAAGGAATAG
- a CDS encoding ABC transporter permease translates to MSDRVVPCPEILDRDTGKGVWETLRKSPIAPGSTVVIDLSRTRDMDTLGGAWLVKMAAHIHAREAEIRLDGQAGHVAELVELVQPALEPGAMAAPPRVGFFENFGGNAITWYTEFLAFLDLCIDAVYWTVVAPLEGRGFRWNIFIDEMHEMGVRAVGIVCLMNFLLGLIIAMLMAKQAEAYGITIFVADIIMIGFARELAAIMTAVVVSARTGAAIAAEIATMKVQEEIDALRGMGLNVSQFLVAPKLLALLIVLPCLVALGMVSGILGGSVWGIFVLGFQPSVWFNQTLNSAYMEDLFQGFLKTVIFSIGIVLIGCHNGFRVSGGSRGVGLMTTRAVVMDIFMLITCDIIFAAIFYYVLA, encoded by the coding sequence ATGAGCGACCGCGTGGTGCCCTGCCCCGAGATCCTGGACCGCGACACCGGGAAAGGCGTGTGGGAGACTCTCCGGAAATCGCCCATCGCGCCAGGGTCCACGGTCGTCATCGACCTGTCCAGGACCCGCGACATGGACACACTGGGCGGGGCCTGGCTCGTCAAGATGGCGGCGCATATTCACGCGCGGGAGGCGGAAATCCGGCTGGACGGCCAGGCGGGGCACGTGGCGGAGCTCGTGGAGCTGGTGCAGCCGGCGCTGGAGCCCGGCGCGATGGCGGCTCCGCCGCGCGTAGGCTTTTTTGAGAACTTCGGCGGCAACGCCATCACGTGGTATACCGAATTCCTGGCCTTTCTGGACCTGTGCATTGACGCGGTCTACTGGACGGTGGTCGCCCCCCTGGAGGGCCGGGGCTTCCGCTGGAACATCTTCATCGACGAGATGCATGAAATGGGCGTGCGCGCGGTCGGCATCGTGTGCCTGATGAACTTTCTGCTCGGACTGATCATCGCGATGCTGATGGCAAAACAGGCGGAGGCCTACGGTATCACCATTTTCGTGGCCGACATCATCATGATCGGCTTTGCGCGCGAGCTCGCCGCAATCATGACCGCCGTAGTTGTTTCGGCGAGGACGGGCGCGGCGATCGCCGCCGAGATAGCCACGATGAAGGTGCAGGAGGAGATCGACGCGCTCCGCGGCATGGGGCTTAACGTAAGCCAGTTTCTGGTCGCGCCCAAGCTGCTGGCGCTGCTGATTGTGCTTCCCTGTCTGGTCGCGCTGGGCATGGTGTCGGGTATTCTGGGCGGGTCCGTCTGGGGAATTTTCGTGCTCGGATTCCAGCCCTCGGTCTGGTTCAACCAGACACTCAACTCGGCCTACATGGAGGATCTGTTTCAGGGTTTCCTCAAGACCGTGATCTTCTCGATTGGCATCGTGCTAATCGGGTGCCACAACGGCTTCCGGGTCAGCGGCGGCTCCCGCGGCGTCGGGCTGATGACGACGCGGGCCGTGGTGATGGATATCTTCATGCTGATTACGTGTGATATCATCTTCGCGGCGATATTTTATTATGTGCTCGCATGA
- a CDS encoding ABC transporter ATP-binding protein has product MNSPIIEVKDLVTHYGSTLILDGISCAVSPGEIFVIMGGSGCGKTTLLRHMCGLHRATSGSIVYRDQDLCALDEDELATLQRTIGIAFQSSGLFNSMTVGDNVALPLREYGNIDETLVEAIVRMKLSLVGLGHAAHLMPSELSGGMRKRAGLARAIALDPPLVFFDEPSAGLDPIMAAGLDQLILDMRKLLGLTFVIVTHELDSIREVADRVMMLDRGKVIFTGTLEEAENTDVERVRQMFDRRPDEFIAQRNIS; this is encoded by the coding sequence ATGAATTCCCCCATCATTGAAGTGAAAGACCTCGTGACGCATTACGGGAGCACGCTTATCCTGGACGGGATATCGTGCGCCGTAAGTCCGGGCGAGATCTTCGTGATTATGGGCGGCAGCGGGTGCGGCAAGACGACCCTGTTGCGGCACATGTGCGGGTTGCACCGCGCAACGAGCGGCAGTATTGTCTACCGCGACCAAGACCTCTGCGCGCTCGACGAGGACGAGCTGGCGACGCTCCAGCGCACGATCGGTATCGCGTTTCAGTCCAGCGGCCTGTTCAATTCGATGACGGTCGGCGACAACGTGGCGCTGCCGCTTCGGGAGTACGGGAATATCGACGAAACGCTGGTGGAGGCCATTGTCCGAATGAAGTTGAGCCTGGTCGGCCTCGGACATGCGGCGCACCTGATGCCGAGCGAGCTTTCCGGCGGCATGCGCAAGCGCGCGGGCCTGGCCCGGGCCATTGCGCTGGACCCGCCGCTGGTGTTTTTTGACGAGCCTTCGGCCGGCCTGGACCCGATTATGGCGGCCGGGCTGGACCAGTTGATTCTGGACATGCGCAAGCTTCTGGGGCTCACATTTGTTATCGTAACGCACGAGCTCGATTCGATCCGCGAAGTGGCCGACCGCGTTATGATGCTGGACCGCGGCAAGGTGATCTTCACGGGCACGCTGGAAGAGGCGGAAAACACGGACGTGGAACGCGTCCGGCAGATGTTCGACCGCCGTCCGGATGAGTTTATCGCGCAGCGCAATATTTCGTGA
- a CDS encoding MoxR family ATPase encodes MDAQIAAKIQQLLDNIEQVVYGKHDVVKLCVIGLLARGHVLIEDVPGIGKTTIAQSIAKSLDCSFNRIQFTSDMLPSDILGVSMLEPKSNSFEFRKGPIFASIVLADEVNRTPPKTQSALLEAMSENQVSIDGKTHVLPQPFMVMATQNPIEYEGTYILPESQLDRFSIRVEMGYPPPADEIRIMRRRNPHRFIQDLEPVLTVEDVLELQDKVGEVIVDDSVARFMLAIVEGTRTHEQVQLGASPRGSLAYYEICQARALVEGRDYVTPGDVKEMAVPVLSHRLLVKSRGADLSMAAQERARVIREILKRTEVPV; translated from the coding sequence ATGGACGCGCAGATCGCAGCGAAGATTCAGCAGCTACTGGACAACATCGAACAGGTGGTCTACGGCAAGCACGACGTGGTTAAGCTCTGCGTCATCGGCCTCCTTGCGCGCGGGCACGTGCTCATTGAGGACGTGCCCGGCATCGGCAAGACGACCATCGCACAAAGCATCGCCAAGTCGCTCGATTGCTCGTTCAACCGGATCCAGTTCACCAGCGACATGCTCCCTTCCGATATTCTCGGCGTCTCCATGCTGGAGCCAAAATCGAATTCGTTCGAATTTCGTAAGGGGCCGATATTCGCCAGTATCGTGCTCGCCGATGAGGTGAACCGGACCCCCCCGAAAACCCAGAGCGCGCTCCTGGAAGCCATGAGCGAAAACCAGGTTTCCATCGATGGCAAGACCCATGTCCTGCCGCAGCCCTTCATGGTCATGGCCACTCAAAACCCCATCGAATACGAGGGCACCTACATCCTGCCAGAGTCCCAGCTGGACCGTTTCTCCATCCGCGTCGAAATGGGTTACCCGCCGCCCGCCGACGAAATACGCATTATGCGGCGGCGCAATCCACACCGGTTCATACAAGACCTGGAACCCGTGCTCACCGTCGAGGACGTCCTGGAGCTTCAGGACAAGGTGGGCGAGGTGATCGTGGACGATTCCGTCGCGCGTTTCATGCTCGCGATCGTCGAGGGCACCCGCACCCACGAGCAGGTGCAGCTGGGCGCCAGCCCCCGAGGATCGCTGGCCTACTATGAAATCTGCCAGGCCCGCGCCCTGGTGGAGGGGCGCGATTATGTGACCCCCGGGGACGTAAAGGAAATGGCGGTCCCCGTGCTGAGCCACCGCCTCCTCGTCAAGTCGCGCGGCGCGGATCTCTCCATGGCCGCGCAGGAACGCGCCCGCGTGATTCGGGAAATCCTCAAGCGGACCGAAGTGCCGGTATGA
- a CDS encoding RNA polymerase sigma factor, with amino-acid sequence MSGAHDQTDEQLMAALDAGDDQALAALVERYQNDIFRFCLHYLKNVESAREMAQETFLRIYTARARFEVDRKFKPWMLCIARNLCLNELKRRKTVQIEALEDFAGAMRESRTGPPEENPYEILLAQERHRFLLGILDALPDDAREIVVLRYFQKLSAREIADIVNSTEGAVRTRLHRILKQMRDDYALARDDM; translated from the coding sequence ATGAGCGGCGCGCACGACCAGACCGACGAGCAGTTGATGGCGGCGCTGGACGCTGGCGACGATCAGGCGCTGGCCGCCCTCGTCGAGCGCTACCAGAACGACATATTCCGGTTCTGCCTGCATTACCTGAAGAATGTCGAATCCGCCCGCGAAATGGCGCAAGAGACCTTCCTGCGGATCTACACCGCGCGCGCGCGCTTCGAAGTGGACCGCAAGTTCAAGCCCTGGATGCTCTGTATCGCCCGGAACCTCTGTCTGAACGAGTTGAAGCGGCGAAAAACGGTGCAGATCGAGGCGCTGGAAGACTTTGCGGGCGCCATGCGCGAAAGCCGTACCGGTCCGCCGGAGGAGAATCCGTACGAAATCCTCCTGGCGCAGGAGCGGCACCGCTTTCTATTGGGCATTCTGGACGCCCTGCCCGACGATGCCCGCGAAATCGTCGTGCTTCGTTATTTTCAAAAGCTGTCCGCGCGCGAAATTGCGGATATCGTAAACAGCACCGAAGGCGCCGTGCGGACGCGCCTCCACCGGATCCTAAAGCAGATGCGAGACGATTACGCGCTCGCCCGAGACGACATGTGA
- a CDS encoding DUF58 domain-containing protein has translation MMFGKQVNKKRYIRVCAPGWWFVFILLPVLLAAWNTAFNLLYLVLGGLVSFLALSFLLASVALKNVELYRNAPRAAYRNQPFQVHVRLENKRRWWPLVSVRVERLGSEPAPVAYILRVPPGEAARVAVEEVFTRRGVHKLPAYRLVCGFPFGLVEGCYIHRDGAEVLVYPRVHNVRANALDRVPSSSHTATQGADDGDEFYALREYVVGDDIRRIVWRVSARMGKWIVRELARYNSRLVILALDTTYNPSLDNFDERFEETVETVASVAIMLLRRRHEVSIITPDDFLPGGDGKAHERKVLRMLARVGPTDGAKPFQEKIDALETLDSMVVYASPDPELWGTQTGHGKVLDPRELVHG, from the coding sequence ATGATGTTTGGAAAGCAGGTTAACAAGAAGCGATATATACGGGTATGCGCCCCGGGCTGGTGGTTTGTATTTATCCTGCTGCCCGTCCTCCTGGCCGCATGGAATACCGCATTCAACCTGCTCTATCTCGTCCTCGGCGGCCTCGTAAGCTTCCTCGCCCTCTCCTTCCTGCTCGCGTCGGTGGCGCTCAAGAACGTAGAGCTCTACCGGAACGCGCCGCGAGCGGCCTACCGCAATCAACCGTTCCAGGTTCACGTGCGGCTCGAAAACAAGCGCCGGTGGTGGCCGCTGGTATCGGTGCGTGTGGAGCGCCTCGGATCCGAGCCAGCGCCCGTCGCCTACATCCTTCGCGTGCCGCCCGGCGAAGCCGCCCGGGTCGCGGTGGAGGAGGTGTTTACCCGCCGCGGCGTGCACAAATTGCCCGCGTACCGGCTCGTATGCGGTTTTCCCTTCGGGCTGGTGGAGGGCTGCTACATACACCGCGACGGAGCGGAAGTCCTCGTATACCCGCGCGTGCACAACGTGCGCGCCAATGCGCTCGATCGCGTTCCCAGCAGCTCCCATACGGCCACGCAAGGCGCGGACGACGGCGACGAGTTCTACGCCTTGCGCGAATACGTCGTCGGAGACGACATTCGCCGGATCGTCTGGCGCGTGAGCGCCCGCATGGGCAAATGGATTGTTCGGGAGCTTGCGCGATACAACTCCCGCCTCGTAATCCTGGCGCTGGACACCACCTACAACCCATCGCTCGACAACTTCGACGAGCGCTTCGAGGAAACCGTGGAGACGGTGGCGTCGGTGGCCATCATGCTGCTTCGCCGCCGGCACGAGGTCTCCATCATTACACCAGACGATTTTCTTCCCGGCGGCGATGGAAAAGCCCATGAACGCAAGGTGCTTCGCATGCTCGCGCGGGTCGGCCCAACCGACGGGGCGAAGCCTTTCCAGGAAAAGATTGACGCCCTGGAGACGCTCGACTCCATGGTGGTGTACGCCTCGCCCGACCCCGAACTGTGGGGTACGCAGACGGGGCATGGGAAAGTGCTCGATCCCAGGGAACTGGTCCATGGTTAG